The genomic window GGACTGAAAATCAATAAATCCAGTCTTTTAATTGTACAAAGTGTAGAGGGAGAAAACTCGAGCTCTCTTATTGTCCAGTTTGTATTTTTTGATTAAGTTCTTGTGTGTAATTATTGAGTTATGGAAATATCTGGGGATGTCAATGAATTGCTTGCTCTGGCGTGCGTTTTTATTACTCCTAAAGTCCTTCACTACTGTCATACGAAGTGCGTTTTGTATCGAACATGTGAATAGGAAACCCTTGAACATTTCGCCAGAGTGCACTTCCGTTTCTGAGCCCGTGATGTTTATCTCTGTGAGGCAGCACCTTAATCTGCTCTTCATGGTTTTCATTTATTGGCAGTCTGTTAAATCTGAGGGTAGGTTTTAAATTTGgacactgtatttatttagggTTATTGTTTGGTTAAGTACACGGTTTTCTAAAGCTCTCGACAAAGGGGGCTTAAATAAACGGCCACGATGACTGGAATTGTTTGTCCTTTGCAACAGAAATGGCAGTTCCTGTATTTTAAACCACATCATGTAGCTGCAGATTGTGCAGCTCTGAGCCATTTCAGACCAAATGATCAATTGTACAAATGTGATGTTGCATTGAATGCCgcataattgtttgtttttgttgacaGTATTGCGGGGAGCCTGGTGTACTCCTACATCACGTTCACAGAAGAACAATCAAGTAAGCAAAGCGAAAGCGCCAGCAAACTGGAAATCAAAGGGAAAATCGCCGTATGACATTAAGCCAACGCTTCTAATTGTCGTGTAATTGAACTGCTTAATTTATTTGGAACAAACGACACGCGTATGAACAAGAACAAAACCAAACCGCGCCGCGGCAGCTGGGAGTGCGTCGTTCTCCTGCACAAACTCACTAATGAGCTGCTCTGCGCAAGGAGGAGGGTATTAAAAAGAGTGATGTTTACGCAGTTCAGTGGACGACCCCCCCCCAAAATGCCAAGCCCCTCTGGCCAGAAGTCTGTGTTAAATTGTGTTGATATTGTTTTGGGGGTTTCTTTACGGTTTAAAGAGGTCTGTTTACATTGGGACCAGTCTGCCGGCATTGGGGGCAAGAGCTAGTCCGTTCTTTGGGAAATGTCTTGTTTATATGAACACCTGTGGGAGGAACAAGTGACCTAACTGCTGGATGTTTCTGGAGTCATTGTGGGGAAACGTAATCTCTCCAATCAActaacatctctctctctctctcatctgtcATCCTGGTGGAAtcaaattattttctcttcCCTTTTCGATAATCTTGAAGCAGCAAGTTTTATAACGGTCATAAAAGACCTTTTTTAACTGTTAATCATGCATACGGTTGTGTGTGCATCACAACCGACATTCACCTTTGAACGCACAATGTAATAAATGCACAACAACGACAACATGCTAATCATTTACCGCTATTAATCACCGGTTCGATCTTTATAACCATTTTTCCAAATTATGCTTAATTACATAACGAGGAATCCTCGAtctgcatttaatgtattaatctttttttatagATGTTTTAAAATACGGTTTCATTTGGCCGTGCACCTCTGATGTCATAGGGTCTTATAATCTGATAATTTaagattgtattttatattataatctGGTATTGGAGACTTCCTTGTCCTTGTGTTGGAATTTGTATTCATTAAGTGAAAAGGCTCACTGTGTGGGACATCTTGGTGCAAAGGCTGAAGTGGAACCTTGTTTTTGTGTCATTGTAGTTCACTGCGGTCTGCAATGACCTAAACCATTAAGTGCACTTTTAACTGTTTACAATTAAGTGTTTTTAAAGTAACGCGTGGACCGGCTGGCCAGCCAGGTGTAACTCTCCTCATCTCGAATCTTTTATTCCAACAGAATCGCAGTAATGGGGAGCGCCACCTTGTGGGCGATATTGAAATGCCAGCCCCTGTTCAtgacgttttttatttttaaatattaaaaaccaTATTAAAAGTccggtgtgttttttttaggaAGTGCTCAaaggtaattgttttttttattcatctcCCCCATTCAGTCTTTTTTCTGTCCGATCTTGTAAATAAAACTTGCTCCTTCCTGTTATCTGGATCAACAGGCTCAGCTCTATTGGTCTCCTCTGGGTAAATTGAAAACGATTCAAACCAATAGTTTTCCTGCCCAGAGGTGTGTGTGGGTTTGAGCCGAGCGATGCTGTCAATCTCAGGGCCCTGGAGTTTCGGCTTCTGTGGGGAAGCTGTgggaaacatttaatttttaatttaaccCAGACTGTCCATGTGAattgtctttttaatttgtttccccaTTTCCAATCACCATTGCACTTTCAATTGGTCTTTTCAGAGTATTATTTTACACTGCGTCTCAAATACAAGTGTTTTTGTGGTTTTCACTGTTACATTGTATACTGCCTGGAGTTCTGCTCCCTATGTCCTCAAATCATGGCTCGTTTTCTACAGTGCGGTGGAAGATATTAAGGTGTGGTTTTCTTCAGATCATTGAAAGAAAACCATTTACGTTAGTGATTGGCTGTCTGAGGACAACTGAGTTTTGTGTGTTGgttttatttccttatttttaaGGAAGAAACAAATAAGATCGAGCTCTCTGTATTTGCCATTCCCCAAATATTTATACATGCATATCTATGTCCTTAAGTGTGTTGTTTGTCATCCCCCCACCCCGCAGGGAAAGCCATGTGTTAGAGATTTGCAACCTTGTGTTCCCTGCCTCAATTTCAGGGTGTAATTGAAATAATGGCCCAAATAAGAACCGAATGTTTCAATTACATGAGCAGGAACGGGGTCTTGTCATGTTCGTATTTAATAGAGGGGAAGGAGGACAAGGTTAAGAGCATTGTGTTTTAAATGCGTGTATCTGATCTCTGAACACAGCAGATGTAAATATACACTCAAGTGCCTATTTTTAGTTGTAGTTTCTGTCACTAAACTGGGGGGCTAATCTGGTAAAGGATCAACACCgttcctgcagttcttcgtggaaagaacattttacatttactcTAAATTTGAGTATACTAAGTAACGAGAATGTAGGTTTACCTGTATTCGGCTTTATAAGAGTTGCCCTTATTCTAAAGAGGTGTACGAACCTTTTCTTTGCCATCTTTCTATCAGAGGATTCGTGTAATCCGTGCagcagaataaaaaatacactaattaaatctgtatatattttggaGGCTTTTCTCAAGAGAACCAAGAGTCGTGGGAAGTGACCTTGAGACCTCTAGTCTAGACGTGACAATTAAGGAAAATATGCATCCTCctaattgtaaataataataataataataatattgttgaaGGGAATGACATCGCAAAGCGATCCCAATCTAAAGTGTTGGGTCTGGGACAAGGTCAACAATGTGGTGGATTTGATTGATCTGTAGGAGCCCTTTATGCGTGGATTTCCCTCCCAGTGTGTGTTATTGCAAAGAATGTTGTTGATGTtgaatcatttttaaattgtcaGATTTAAATGGAAATGATGATACACTTGTTGGAGAAAGTCTTTTGTGAGGAGTTTGTTTATAAACTGAGGGTAAAATCCTATATTCAGTTAGGAATGCCAACGTGAAAGAGTCTAGCCAAGCTCAAGTCTGTATTCCTGCTCCCCCTGCATTCGCACGGCAACGTCAGGCTTTGACTTGGTGCCTCGGAAAGTTAGTTTAGTTTGGTCTTTTAATCCACGTGTTACTTTTTAGATTCAGGTTTCCTCCTTTTAAAATGTGGCGTTTAACACCaagaatgtataaataaatcgaAACGGAAGCAACCCTGCCCAGGCCTGAAGTGACTTCTACACACTTTTCAATCCACAAACCCGACGGCTGGTTTCCATTGGGTGGAAAGAGAGCTCGGGGGGTTGGAGCTTGAAAGCACAAAAATAGTTTTCCATTGTGAACATGAAGGGCTGCTTTCGCACCCAGATTAGCAGCAGTCGATGTTATTTCAGGTAGAGGCCGGCGCTAATGCAGGGCTGTGGGAAAGCAGTCGTGAATGTATGCACTTTACAGAGTGAAACACTTATATACTGTTGTATATGTCAGCTAACATTGTACAGTGGAGACAGGACTCTGTATTATACAAGACTTGTTACAGAGGAACGCTTGCCCAGAGACCTTGAGCAAATGTTTGTTCTCCTGCAAagtgactttttatttttctgtgaaggatgtgaaataaaaatatctaTTCAACAGTGTGGGTGTGTTGTAGCTTGACTGAAAGGGGGATGTGCTTCCCTTGCCTGCGAGACGAGATTAGCACAGTGACTCACTTCAGCAGCTCAAGAATGGACGGTTTGTATCGCTGAAAATAATCGGTTGATCAACAGCCCCCCCTTCTGGATAGACTTTGGTTGGCCTTGAAAAGACATTTTAAACCAATTCAGTTGCCACTCTCTGCCCTTGTTGCCATTTTAAACCGTTAACCTGATGCCGATTTCCATTTATTTACACAAACTTTAATCCTACAATAAAGATTTGGGTGTTAAGTTGTGTGTGTAAACAAATGACTACTCTCAATACTTTTAAGGTAAGTTTTGAACTAGTCTTCAGAGAAGCTACAAATCagtttgaaaatatttaaaattagttaaatacattttcaaacacCACTGATCTGTAGCTTCTCTGATGAAGTTCGAAATCTACCTttagtttataattaaattgaaTGGCTTGATTGTGGGTGGCCGATTCCCAAACTGTCAGGGCATGTATGCACacaaaacaatccataaaacatttagatttaaactGGTATGCATTTGAAGACACTTTAATTCACAAGTTGCTTAATggagggaaacaaacaaaaaaatacagccaTTGATCTTGTCAGAGAAATGAATCCAGAGcagaattataaataaatgacacCCGTTTGAAGGATTCTGAAGCCGCAGCTTTGACACAAagggtgtgtgtataaaaacagCGGATGTCTGCAGAGTTCAAGCATGAAGTACAAGATAGTAACACTATTTCAACATGGCCAGACGGCAACAAACTAAAGACTTCAGACAGTTCAGCTGCAGTGACTGCGGTGAATCCCCGGCCGCAGACCTAGTGGTGACCGATTAACAGCGACCTACATCACATGCTAATTGTACTGTTGATTGGAATCATGTGGACACTGATTAGTATTCATTTAGTTGCACCGAATCAGTTCAAAGTCAGACGGATCGATATCGGTTCTGCTGTCGCTCGTCTACATAAGACATTTTGGTTCGACGGAGGAAAGCGATGTGCAAGATCGGGTCGGGGGTGGGGGACGAGGAATGTCAATGGATGCGACGGCACGATTCATTTATCTTTTCAAGAGCACTGGAAAAGTTAAAACCACAGCCTgtgaagaataataaaaaaaaaaaaaaaatcatcaataATCAGTATAATATTTGTCTCTCATAATGAAAGCATAAGAACTGTACAAGGTAAGAAAACTATacaaactttacagaaagaACGTCTCGATTAAGTACTTcctagaaaagaaaaagaaaaatctctCAAAGTCTACAAATCTGGAAAAATACAGCTTGTATTTCATTTGCCCGATAATCAGTACTATTACAGGACATCACTGATGCCAAGATCACATGAACGCGCCGCGTGGGGGGGGCCAGCGGCTCATTCGACtcctataaaaaaaacaagagggTACGTGTAAGGCTTCCCGGAGGTCTAGTCTCTTATCTGCTTCGCCGGCGTGCGGTCGCCGCACACGCGCGTACGAGAgcgacaaaaacaaaaagtgcaaGAGTGTGTGCCTTCAGCTCCAGGATCGCTCTGAACGTTGCGAGAGATTTCTGGATCGCCAAACAGTGACCTCTTGCAAAATGGCTTAAgagcaattattattaataatatacgcttaataaaaaatataaatatcttttacatacaaaaatattatTACCAAGAATCTGCAGTACAAACAGGAAATacatcttttgttttttaaatttagaTAGATAGGGCATAATACGGCTTTAACAGCGTCTTAAGTTTTGGATAGAAAACAAAAGGAGGGATTGCGGGGACATGCGCTCGATACAATCAGACGAATTCTCCAGTCACGGGAGGACCCTAACGGCCCCGGAagcccagctctctctctctctcgttaaTTTGGTTGCGCTCTTTGAAAGCCACTCTGCAGAAGTTCAGTCTTTCTGGGTTAAAGCTTCTTCGGGCTCCGAGGGCCCCGGGGTATCTGGCTCTCCGGACACGTCCCCGTCCGCCCGCCGTCTCTTCGCCGGCTTCTCGCAGCGCTCCTCGTTCTCGTCCACGGCGGCGTGGCGGTCGCTCAGAGCGTCTGGCCTGCCGACACCGTTAGTGTCTCtgtcgggggtggggggctccTGGCTCGGGATCGAGGGCCCGTTGGCCTGAACCGCTTCGCTCCTGACTTCGTTCGCGCTGGATGGGGGTTCGCCGGCACCGTGCGATACTATTCCTGTGAGAAACCAGCATGGATAAAATCAGACATTTTGTTTAGCTCGTGTTAATGAACCAAATACTTTGAAGCCGCCATTCCCATTTTTTAAAAGGTGAGACGGAAGGTAATTCTCACTGAGCACAAGGGATCACATTAAAAACATCTCCAATTTCGAGAAGCGAGAAGCGATTTCTTACGGGGAAAGGACagcacatttttacattttaaacgtgTAGGACACAGTCATTTAACACTTAATAGCTTCttaataaaggaaaacaaatccaaaaCCTGAAGACAACTCATAGAAATGCTATTGTTTAAAACGACCTTCCAATTTAAATTTCACTCGGGGCGAAAGAACCTGCAGCAGTTCTATTACAGTTCTATTCATTCTAACGGTTCTAAAGGTTCTAAGTGGCTCGGGCTGACGCCTACCGTTCTGGTTGCTGATGTCGTCCCTCTCAGAGTAGCTGGTGCTGCTGTTGGAGGTAGTCGGGGGGGGGGACGCGGCACGGCTCGACGCGGCACTCTCCGTCTCGTCCAGGAGCCGGTCCATGTAGTCTCTGGACATTTCAAAAGACAAAACCAACACCGTCTATATACACGGCCTCTTGGGAGAGCTTGTGAACGTTATACAGCAGGTCTTGAAAGACAAATAATTTGTTGAAGAAAATCTAACCTACAAGTTTAATCTATCATGCAgataattaaaactgaaaactcTGTGACATGCAATATAACATAGATGGGCTTCACAGTTTATACTGAAAACAGGAGGATGAAAATATATAACGACTGAAGGGACGATAAAAAAAGCTGCTCTAGAATATTTAACACGGGGAAACAAGTCCCCAACATCAGCTCTATTCCTCTCTTTCTATATCTTCCCTAGTTTTAAATTACACACGGAAAGCACTTACGTCACACCTGGATGAAGGTTGTATTTCCTTTTGCCAAGTCGGGTTTGCTGTGCAAAGAAATCATAACGCTCAGATTTCTTCCACATGTAATAAAAGGCCACACACTCGCCTACAGATCTAGTTCTCACCTGAAAAAGTTTAATTTATCAGCAATTAAATCTCTACACAGATACAGGGTTATCAACACAGTTATCAACAATTGTACAGTTCACAATCAGAGCACAGGTTCAGTAACAAATGCATATTAATATTTACCCTTCATATATCAAGTTGAATTACAATTTACTTATTTAGTAGTTCGTCCAGTTTCTCTTTATTGACCAGTTGACATTATAACAACATGCACAGCTTCCAGTTTTCATCCATGTATAGTATTTACAATTTAATATCAATAAAGAACAGCAGGTTTGCATTAATGCACAAAAGAAAGGATATAAAGTTCACCTTGTTCGCTTGTATCAAATGAAAATCCTTCCCATAGGCTTTGAGACCTTGTTCAAAATTCCTACATTCCTCCTCCGTCCAGACAGACAGTTCTTCTGAAGTGGAGAGAGACATGCTGACTATCGAGGCTCACAAAAACAGGGCATGCGCACACTTGGAACAGAAAGGTTTCTAAAGCCAGAGAGTACTCTATCACTGCTTTGATGAGTCTTAAAAGTGAACAGCACtgtttcttctttaaaaaaaaacaaaaaaaacattttgaacacTTCACATTTCAAACGAACTACAAAACATCacatttattgcatttattaGTTACGGCACCTTCAGGAATGTAAACAATCGTTCCACTCACCTCTGGCTGCTTTGACATTGAACCGAAGTCTCCGCAGGGCTTCGTCAGTATCGAAATTACACTTGACTAACTCATAAAGGGCCTGGAAATGCAAACAAGGGGGgacaattcatatatatatatataagaaaaataGATTGTAGTAATTCCCTACACCTTTCCCAACAGAAGCATTAACAAAAATTGTTCTGAGGTATAATAGACAAAGAGTGCCAAACTTAAACAAGACAAC from Amia ocellicauda isolate fAmiCal2 chromosome 19, fAmiCal2.hap1, whole genome shotgun sequence includes these protein-coding regions:
- the mier1a gene encoding mesoderm induction early response protein 1a isoform X6, producing MLIHDYDDERTLEEEELMEGETNFSAEIEDLAREGEMPIQELLSLYGYGGSPEEEEEEEEDEDGEVEEEDEDEEEDVEDVDHDETSGSTEESKRNSKDERVKDSSGQEDETQSSNDDQTPSVTSHGTAELIRPRRCKYFESNDVEEESEEDEDYIPSEDWKKEIMVGSMYQAETPSGLSKYKDNERAYENDDQLLWNPEFLAEDEVVEFLAEASKRTGEEKGVDAIPEGCHIKDNEQALYELVKCNFDTDEALRRLRFNVKAAREELSVWTEEECRNFEQGLKAYGKDFHLIQANKVRTRSVGECVAFYYMWKKSERYDFFAQQTRLGKRKYNLHPGVTDYMDRLLDETESAASSRAASPPPTTSNSSTSYSERDDISNQNGIVSHGAGEPPSSANEVRSEAVQANGPSIPSQEPPTPDRDTNGVGRPDALSDRHAAVDENEERCEKPAKRRRADGDVSGEPDTPGPSEPEEALTQKD